One Clostridia bacterium DNA window includes the following coding sequences:
- the cas2 gene encoding CRISPR-associated endonuclease Cas2 — MYIILVYDINTEQKSNVANRVFKICKKYLVHIQNSVFEGELNESQFINLKNEIKKYLRKDLDSCIVFYSRNEKWLNKEFITEPKDDTSCFL; from the coding sequence ATGTATATAATTTTGGTGTATGACATAAATACAGAACAAAAATCTAATGTCGCTAATAGAGTGTTTAAAATATGCAAAAAATATTTGGTTCATATTCAAAATTCTGTTTTTGAAGGAGAGCTAAATGAGTCGCAATTTATTAACTTAAAAAACGAAATAAAAAAATATTTAAGAAAGGATTTAGATTCTTGTATAGTATTTTATAGTAGAAATGAAAAATGGCTTAATAAAGAATTTATAACTGAACCAAAAGATGACACATCCTGTTTTCTTTAA